The following is a genomic window from Sphingobium cloacae.
GGTGCATTCTGGCTTGTTCTTCCCGGCACCGTGTGGGCTTCACCGCCCGACATGGAAGTTCTACTGACCGGCCAGGTAGAAACCGATGCCAGTGGCGAACAGGTCGTTGCACTGCGCTTTCTGAACCGGACTGACAGACAAGAAATCCTCGCCCTGCCGGACAGGATCGAAGCGAAAGTCCGGCAGGAGAATCGTGAACGCACGCTCCTGTTGGCGCGCGCTAACGATACAGAGCCGCATCTTGCCATCGACGCGCATGGATTTGGGCAGGCCCATTATCGCCTGCCCGCAAATGAACCCCTCGTCAGAGCCATGGTCTCCATTCCTGCCTGGTCAACTCAGGAGGTGGTGCTTGCGCCCATTGTGAAGACCGCTACGCATGAGGCCGAAAATCGCTCGAATCCGAATGCACCGATTCTTCCACCGCCACCTACCGACAGAAAAGCCGGCAACGCCTTTGTGGACAATCTCGACCTGTATGAACCCATCTATGCCGTTTACGGGCCAGGCACCGACAGCGAAGCTCGCATTCAACTGAGCTTCAAATATCGCCTGTTCGGAGCCTCGGCGAACAGCCAGACGTCTTCCAATTGGCGAGACGGGCTGTACCTCGCCTACACCCAGAGAATGTTCTGGGACCTTGAAAGCAAATCCTCCCCGTTCCGCAACATCGATTTCCAGCCCGAACTTATCTACATCACACCGACAGTTGGCCTTACCGGCGACATCGCCATGACCGTGCAGGCGGGTATTCGTCATGAGTCCAACGGGCGGGACGGTCCCCAGTCGCG
Proteins encoded in this region:
- a CDS encoding phospholipase A yields the protein MGRLHQRSCLILGAFWLVLPGTVWASPPDMEVLLTGQVETDASGEQVVALRFLNRTDRQEILALPDRIEAKVRQENRERTLLLARANDTEPHLAIDAHGFGQAHYRLPANEPLVRAMVSIPAWSTQEVVLAPIVKTATHEAENRSNPNAPILPPPPTDRKAGNAFVDNLDLYEPIYAVYGPGTDSEARIQLSFKYRLFGASANSQTSSNWRDGLYLAYTQRMFWDLESKSSPFRNIDFQPELIYITPTVGLTGDIAMTVQAGIRHESNGRDGPQSRSINSIYIAPMATLPIAGDYRLTFAPRLSLYVGNKSDNPDIVHYRGHAGLFMEVGEDNGLRLSTSTRFNFGSGKGAVNADLSYPLPRLLGGGPDLYLFAQSFYGYGENLLDYNRRTRRLRIGVALVR